In Flavobacterium sp., a single window of DNA contains:
- a CDS encoding polyprenyl synthetase family protein — MKNEMNPQETNSKVILDQRPTTWPEEGKIDLDIHDLPHRGAIIEWWYQNCHVTSKDGDRFSLFASFFRLASKKDEESDDYSYAHFIIWALSDKVNQKYYTDSLVDPSMPAESLKVLNKKEETINKQFYRALKEVYAKGNVPFPDRLLKEPANVALDNLLLEYDQNSFKKDEQGNYHLLLDNPLDQIECKLEFTPLIEPVRHGNEGELYGIWKEDMFYYFIPKCKVSGEILIQNKTYKVEGSGWYDHEFSKSGDETAVKDFRHDMSWDWISLQLDNGFQMSLYDLFDNTKNGEYAGGTGIIIDKNGKRISVEDYTFEPVKHWTSARTFITYPVAWELEIPSFNVSLFVEVDFPEQEFITTLSMPAFWEGSIKAEGNFMGVKVTGVGYSERTGFNTKESIESFLKGVGKCTQEVVESLLPLNPTQEQFHKLVNSPVGVDFFSEADKEQYITSVIKPIREIVDRSKKAWRSYVLLACIDAVGGNSQPFIDILAMPELVHSGSLIVDDVQDSSDTRRGGTSLHHLYGEPLAINAGNTCYFLGDLVVKKSLISDDVRLRIYELYFEMMRAAHAGQGLDISGLHSLMPDAVKNGDSSILEKRIYSIHRLKTAAPACTLAKIGGIMGGGKPQEIEALANYFEAIGLAYQIVDDVLNLEGYENNLKDKGEDITAGKITMPVAKAMGLLTLDKREYIWKTIQTMPKDTAVIASVIKLLEECGALKQCRIEAENLMEEAWKEVEKIIPDSFYKIRLRAFGWFALKIEC, encoded by the coding sequence ATGAAAAATGAAATGAATCCTCAGGAAACGAATTCAAAAGTTATTCTGGATCAACGCCCAACTACCTGGCCAGAAGAAGGAAAAATTGATTTAGATATTCATGATCTTCCACACCGTGGCGCAATTATAGAATGGTGGTATCAAAATTGTCATGTTACTTCAAAGGATGGCGATCGCTTTTCTTTATTTGCATCTTTTTTTAGATTAGCTTCTAAAAAAGATGAAGAATCAGATGATTATTCATACGCACATTTTATAATTTGGGCATTATCTGATAAAGTCAATCAAAAATATTATACAGATTCGCTTGTTGACCCAAGCATGCCGGCAGAATCGCTTAAAGTTCTGAATAAGAAAGAAGAAACAATTAATAAACAGTTTTATCGTGCCTTAAAAGAAGTTTATGCAAAAGGAAATGTGCCTTTTCCCGACAGACTTCTTAAAGAACCTGCAAATGTAGCTTTAGACAATCTTTTATTAGAATACGATCAAAATTCTTTTAAAAAAGACGAACAAGGAAATTATCATTTACTATTGGATAATCCGTTAGATCAAATAGAATGTAAACTGGAATTTACTCCTTTAATAGAACCGGTGCGACATGGAAATGAAGGAGAGTTATACGGAATATGGAAAGAAGATATGTTTTATTATTTTATTCCGAAGTGCAAAGTAAGTGGTGAAATTTTAATTCAAAACAAAACTTACAAAGTAGAAGGAAGCGGCTGGTATGATCATGAATTTAGTAAATCAGGAGACGAAACCGCCGTAAAAGATTTTAGACACGATATGTCCTGGGACTGGATATCGCTGCAATTGGATAATGGATTTCAAATGTCTTTATATGATCTTTTTGATAACACTAAGAATGGTGAATATGCTGGAGGAACCGGAATTATAATTGATAAAAATGGTAAAAGAATCAGCGTTGAGGATTACACATTTGAACCTGTAAAGCATTGGACAAGCGCGAGAACATTTATAACCTATCCTGTTGCGTGGGAGCTTGAAATACCAAGTTTTAACGTTTCTCTTTTTGTTGAGGTTGATTTTCCGGAACAGGAATTTATAACCACTCTTTCTATGCCTGCATTTTGGGAAGGAAGTATAAAGGCAGAAGGAAATTTTATGGGAGTTAAAGTTACTGGTGTTGGCTATTCAGAAAGAACCGGATTTAATACAAAAGAAAGTATTGAGAGTTTCTTAAAAGGAGTAGGAAAGTGCACGCAGGAAGTAGTAGAATCTTTACTGCCTTTAAACCCAACACAAGAGCAGTTTCATAAACTGGTTAATAGTCCGGTAGGTGTAGATTTTTTTAGTGAGGCAGACAAAGAACAATATATTACATCGGTTATTAAACCTATCAGGGAAATTGTCGATCGCAGTAAAAAAGCGTGGAGATCTTATGTACTGCTTGCCTGCATAGATGCTGTTGGCGGAAACTCACAGCCTTTTATCGATATACTGGCAATGCCGGAACTTGTACATTCAGGATCATTGATTGTTGATGATGTTCAGGATAGTTCAGATACGCGAAGAGGAGGTACGTCGCTGCATCATTTGTATGGAGAACCACTTGCGATAAATGCCGGAAATACATGTTACTTTCTTGGAGATTTAGTGGTAAAAAAATCACTAATTTCAGATGATGTAAGATTAAGAATTTATGAACTTTATTTTGAAATGATGAGAGCTGCACATGCCGGACAGGGTTTGGATATCAGCGGACTTCATTCACTTATGCCAGATGCGGTCAAGAATGGAGACAGTTCAATACTCGAAAAAAGAATTTATTCGATACATCGTTTAAAAACTGCTGCGCCGGCTTGTACTTTAGCCAAAATAGGAGGAATTATGGGTGGCGGAAAACCTCAGGAAATAGAAGCGCTGGCCAATTATTTTGAAGCAATTGGTCTTGCTTATCAAATAGTTGATGATGTTTTGAATTTGGAAGGATATGAAAACAACCTTAAAGATAAAGGAGAAGATATTACCGCTGGAAAAATTACAATGCCAGTTGCAAAAGCAATGGGTTTACTGACTTTAGACAAACGTGAATATATTTGGAAAACCATTCAGACAATGCCAAAAGATACGGCAGTAATAGCTTCTGTAATCAAATTGCTGGAAGAATGCGGCGCACTTAAACAATGTCGCATAGAAGCAGAAAATCTTATGGAAGAAGCCTGGAAAGAGGTAGAAAAAATAATACCGGATTCATTTTACAAAATAAGATTACGCGCATTTGGCTGGTTTGCTTTGAAAATAGAATGCTAA
- a CDS encoding exopolysaccharide biosynthesis polyprenyl glycosylphosphotransferase, with protein sequence MRNRHKFTFIICCAIADMIAMILGTLVFLNFANEEKIGWNTLFLDKMIPITILSWLFSVTYFRLYRIDVLFSLECFFRNSWRAFFTQRILWHSYIFIFQDNVLYFFGSRANLFQLSFLLFYFLLSRILFTLVISKIKGWVFKRYTVAIWGFNKTSIELASHLETNSFFIDFVGIINENSNVEYTSNEEFSEALSQAIHKASNDNINELYIVSKPDFISDLNYFFELGDKHCMRLKFVPDFSSISKKHFNSSHLNNFHVIKPRFEPLQNAYNRLIKRIFDLTFSLFVLIFIMSWLYPLIAILIMRESKGPVLFRQMRTGKKNEPFWCYKFRSMYMNCGDESQQARKGDDRITPIGRILRKTSLDEMPQFFNVLMGNMSVVGPRPHMLKHTNDYNGHINNFMVRHFVKPGITGLAQVSGLRGETRRVVDMKRRVTTDIQYLQRWSLITDIKICLLTVIVTLKGDKNAF encoded by the coding sequence ATGCGAAACCGACATAAATTTACCTTCATAATTTGCTGTGCTATAGCAGATATGATTGCTATGATATTGGGTACTCTGGTGTTTCTGAATTTTGCAAATGAAGAAAAAATTGGCTGGAATACTTTGTTTCTGGATAAAATGATTCCTATTACAATCCTGAGCTGGTTATTTTCGGTAACCTACTTTAGATTATACAGAATTGATGTTCTTTTTAGTTTAGAATGCTTTTTTCGTAACAGCTGGCGTGCTTTTTTTACGCAAAGAATTTTATGGCATAGTTATATTTTTATTTTTCAGGATAATGTGCTGTATTTCTTCGGGAGCCGTGCCAATTTGTTTCAGTTAAGCTTTTTATTATTCTATTTTCTGCTTTCCAGAATTTTGTTTACTCTGGTTATCAGTAAAATTAAAGGCTGGGTTTTTAAGCGTTATACAGTCGCCATATGGGGATTTAATAAAACCAGTATTGAGCTGGCATCGCATTTAGAAACGAATTCTTTTTTTATTGATTTTGTGGGTATTATCAACGAAAACTCAAATGTAGAATATACAAGCAACGAAGAATTTAGTGAAGCGCTTTCACAAGCCATTCACAAAGCATCCAATGACAATATAAATGAATTATACATTGTATCTAAACCTGATTTTATTTCAGATTTGAACTATTTTTTTGAGCTTGGGGATAAACATTGTATGCGCCTAAAATTTGTTCCCGATTTTTCATCCATCTCAAAAAAACATTTTAATTCAAGCCATTTAAATAATTTCCATGTTATAAAACCTCGTTTTGAGCCTTTGCAGAATGCTTATAACAGGTTGATTAAAAGAATTTTCGATCTTACGTTCAGTTTGTTTGTTCTTATTTTTATTATGTCGTGGCTTTATCCCTTAATTGCAATTTTAATTATGAGAGAAAGCAAAGGACCGGTATTATTTAGACAAATGCGTACCGGCAAAAAAAACGAACCCTTTTGGTGTTATAAGTTTAGAAGCATGTATATGAATTGCGGAGATGAAAGCCAGCAGGCCAGAAAAGGAGACGACCGGATTACGCCAATAGGAAGAATTTTAAGAAAAACAAGTCTGGATGAAATGCCGCAGTTTTTTAATGTTTTAATGGGAAATATGAGTGTAGTCGGACCGCGTCCGCACATGTTAAAACATACAAACGATTATAACGGACATATTAACAATTTTATGGTTCGGCATTTTGTAAAACCAGGAATTACGGGTCTGGCACAAGTTTCCGGACTAAGAGGTGAGACTAGAAGAGTAGTCGATATGAAACGCAGGGTAACTACAGATATTCAGTATTTACAGCGGTGGAGTTTAATTACAGATATTAAAATTTGCTTATTAACGGTTATTGTAACCTTGAAAGGAGATAAAAATGCTTTTTAA
- a CDS encoding VanZ family protein, translating into MLKLKTRNMWQKIVLFILLLVIVVVFYFSWLPDPSLRSESYLPRWLLNWSNRYYNLRTAVPFLAVGFLLEIYAQERNSNYAKNLSFVQNLGIAAIIVCVAEGGQFIIQKRNPDVMDIFYGILGSFIGGLCYSLLKKIKKCETDINLPS; encoded by the coding sequence ATGCTAAAATTAAAAACTAGAAACATGTGGCAAAAAATAGTACTGTTTATACTGCTTTTAGTTATCGTTGTGGTTTTTTATTTTTCGTGGCTGCCGGATCCTAGTTTAAGAAGTGAAAGTTATCTGCCCCGATGGCTTTTAAACTGGAGTAATCGATATTACAATTTACGTACTGCTGTACCATTTTTAGCCGTTGGTTTTTTATTAGAAATCTACGCACAGGAAAGAAATTCAAATTATGCTAAAAATTTGAGTTTTGTACAAAACTTAGGTATTGCAGCTATAATAGTTTGTGTTGCCGAAGGAGGACAATTTATAATTCAAAAAAGAAACCCTGATGTAATGGATATTTTTTACGGAATATTAGGAAGTTTCATTGGAGGATTATGTTACAGTTTATTGAAAAAAATTAAGAAATGCGAAACCGACATAAATTTACCTTCATAA